The following proteins are co-located in the Mycolicibacterium goodii genome:
- a CDS encoding iron-containing alcohol dehydrogenase family protein, whose protein sequence is MRLRHVTPAFRTFCGGDALSGLTRELDRAGATRAVIVTVPAVLANQDAAERLQAALGNRLAGIYDGVVEHSPLPAVEEARKFLAGHRADVVIAVGGGSAVVTARAASILLAEDRDVRELCTQRGADGSLISPKLNAPKLPQWVVPSTPTSAYAKAGAAVRDPETGERLALYDPKIRAQGIALDPVIAGTAPEGLARSASLNVLSMAVEGLLSLTVDPLADALLAQAIRTVLEWLPRLAAEPGATAPRLHLMLAALMSGQGSDFTGGGLAQALSHAIGPRSSAANGTVEALLLPHAMRFVADVVPHRFALIADVLRVHDRSPEAVVGALQAVLGSFGVPARLRDVAVTEDALLESAGHAMDDWAITAGPRTPSRQEVIDLLTAAW, encoded by the coding sequence TTGCGCCTGCGCCATGTCACCCCGGCCTTCCGAACTTTCTGTGGCGGCGACGCGCTGAGCGGACTGACCCGTGAACTGGATCGGGCCGGTGCGACCCGGGCGGTGATCGTCACCGTGCCGGCTGTCTTGGCGAACCAGGACGCGGCGGAGCGATTGCAGGCCGCGCTCGGCAACCGCCTGGCCGGCATCTACGACGGCGTTGTCGAGCACAGCCCGCTTCCCGCTGTCGAGGAAGCCCGCAAGTTTCTTGCGGGGCATCGGGCCGATGTGGTGATCGCAGTCGGCGGAGGTTCGGCCGTGGTGACTGCTCGCGCCGCCTCGATCCTGCTGGCCGAGGATCGCGACGTCCGCGAGTTGTGCACCCAGCGGGGTGCCGACGGCTCCCTGATCAGCCCGAAACTGAATGCGCCGAAACTGCCGCAGTGGGTGGTGCCGAGCACGCCGACATCGGCGTACGCCAAGGCCGGCGCCGCGGTGCGGGACCCGGAGACGGGTGAGCGACTCGCGCTCTATGACCCCAAGATCCGGGCCCAGGGAATCGCGCTGGACCCGGTGATCGCCGGGACTGCGCCGGAAGGGCTAGCACGCTCGGCGTCGCTCAATGTGCTCTCGATGGCTGTAGAAGGCCTGCTTTCGCTGACAGTCGATCCGCTCGCGGACGCGCTGCTGGCGCAGGCGATCCGCACGGTGCTCGAGTGGCTTCCACGCTTGGCGGCCGAACCGGGCGCCACCGCACCGCGGCTGCACCTGATGCTCGCGGCACTCATGAGCGGACAAGGCAGCGACTTCACCGGGGGCGGTTTGGCGCAAGCACTTTCACACGCAATCGGCCCGCGGTCGTCGGCCGCCAACGGGACCGTCGAAGCCCTGCTTCTGCCGCATGCGATGCGCTTCGTGGCCGATGTCGTTCCACACCGGTTCGCCCTGATCGCCGATGTGCTGCGAGTGCACGACCGATCCCCCGAGGCGGTTGTCGGTGCCCTGCAGGCGGTCCTGGGTTCCTTCGGCGTACCCGCACGCCTCCGGGACGTGGCGGTCACGGAAGACGCCCTGCTGGAATCCGCCGGCCATGCGATGGACGACTGGGCCATCACGGCCGGGCCACGTACTCCCAGTCGCCAAGAGGTCATCGACCTGCTCACCGCCGCATGGTGA